TTCTTTTGCTTTTACTAAATTTACTTCTGACATTTTTCTTTCTGTAATATCATGAGATAATATCACTACACCTGTTTGTCTTTCGTCTTCATAGAAGGGAGTATATTTCATTTCGAAGTATCTGCTCGTCCCATCTTTCAAATCAAAAAGATTTTCATAGGTCACAGCTTCGCCTAGAAGTGCCCTTGTATAATTCATATGAACTTTATCATAGACAGACTGCCCCATAATGTCAGCGACTGTTTTTCCAAGGCATTCTTCAAAAGATACCCTATGAATCTCAGCAAAACGTTTGTTAATAAATTGAAATTCCAAATTCACATTTACCATTGATACGCTAGCAGGGACGTTATCCGCTATGAGTTTAAGCTGATTTTTATTTTTAACTAATTCTTGCTCAGCGAATAATCTTGATTCAATCAAGTATTCTTCTCTCTCTGCGGTTGCTTCTTTTTCGGTTTGAGTTTGTAAGCGAATCACTCTCTTCATGATAAAAAAGCCAGAGGCTAAGACCATAAAGATCAACAAGAGGAGACTTAAGATTACCCGCTGCATAGTCTCTTCTGATTCTAATACGAAACTTGCGACTTTGTTCTTTGCGAAGTCTATCACATAAAGAATCAATAGATTCATAGGATTAAATATTTCTTCTTCGACTTCCTTACGAAGTTTCTCCGCGGACACCCTTTGACCAGAAAGCAAGTATTGATATTCTAACTTACGAACCTCTTTCCAAGTATCAAAAAGTCTTTCCATCTCCATGACTTTTTCTTTATCACCTAAAAAGTTCCGTTTGATGACGGAAATATTCTCACGCGCAGTAATTTCAACCAAATCTATTTCTTCCGATAGTTTCAAAATTTCTTCTTTGTTTGTAGCAAAGAAACTTTGAAACATCAGATTTCTGATTCGAATGATATTATAACGAAGCTCAATCGCGGAATTGCTAACAGAGAATGGATGAATGTAAATATCTCGAGCAATTCCATCCAAGCGAACGATAGACGGTATTGCAATGATTCCAATTATAAACAAGGTAAATACAATAGCCAAATACCAAAGCGATATCGTCTTAACAATCTTTGAAGATTTCTTATTGGCTAAAAATTCCCAGTTCATATATTCAACATTTTATTATAAGATTGTATTGTAAAAAATTATTTGTAAAAGATTTTTTTATTACATAATTATTTGATTGCAAATTAGTCAATGACTTACATTTTCTTTATCGCAACCTATTGGATAGAATGGCAACGATTGAAAACTTCCAAACCAATCCAAACAAACCTTTTAGGAGAAAAACAATGAGTGAAGACAACGAATCAGAAGATACCTCAGAAAAAAAAGAGGAAAAGAAAAAAAAGAAAGCCAAAAGATTTACATCAGAAGGAGAAGGCAGTTCCAAGCTTTCGAGTAAGAAATACGAGAAGCATTTGGCAAAATTACAATTAGAATTAGTAAAGATGCAATACTGGGTAAAGTTCTCCGGTGCAAGAATCGTTATTATATTTGAGGGAAAAGACGCCGCCGGAAAGGGAGGCACAATTAAACGAATTGCGGAGCCTCTAAACCCAAGAGGATGTAGGGTAGTCGCTTTAGGCACTCCAAGTGATAGAGAAAAAACGGAATGGTATTTTCAGCGGTATGTACCTCATTTGCCGGCGGCAGGTGAGATTGTTATATTTGATAGAAGTTGGTACAACCGAGCAGGAGTTGAACATGTAATGGGATTTTGCACAGACAGTCAATATAGAGATTTTATGCAAGACTGTCCTGAGTTTGAAAGAATGCTTGTTAGATCAGGAATTATACTTTTGAAGTATTGGTTTTCGGTAAGTGATGAAGAGCAGGAAAGAAGATTTCAATCCCGCACTACAGATCCGGCAAGACGATGGAAACTAAGTCCTATGGATTTAGAATCGAGAGACAAATGGGTGGAATATTCAAAAGCAAAAGACGAAATGTTCTCGCATACAAATATTCCAGAAGCTCCCTGGTTCACAGTAGAAGCAGACGATAAAAAGCGTGCTCGCTTAAATTGCCTGCATCATATACTGAGCAAGATTCCCTATCAGGATATGACCCCCGATCCACTCATTCTTGCTCCTCGTAAGACAGCGGATAATTACATTAGACCTCCGCGCAACGAACAATTCTTCGTGCCAGAGGTATATTAGCATTAACCGAACTCGTTATCTTTTTCGTGGGTTCTTAGATGCGGGTAAACAGAGATTGCGCTTTGACTTTTCTAAGAAGTCAGCAATCTCTGTTGCAAACTTGTCATTCGGAAATTTATCACGGAGTGGCTGAATTCTATTTTCGATAGCTCCACTCATATCATATAAGAAATCATAGATCGCTCGGATATGATGAATATCGTCTTTCGTAAAACCTTTTCTCTTGAGTCCAATGATATTTAGCCCTGCAAATTCATTCGGTCTTTCATTTTCCGAAAGTGCAAATGGAGGCACATCCTTAGTAATCGCAGAAACACCGGCTACCATAGCGTATCTCCCAATTCTACAGAATTGATGAAATCCTGACTTTGCGCCTAATACTACGTAATCCTCAATTTCAATATGTCCGGACAAACCGACACTGGCAAGAACGATATGATTACCAATATGGCAATCGTGACCAATATGAGTTTCCGACATGATAAAATTATTATTACCAATGATCGTCTCATGAGTTGGTGTTCCCGCATGAATGCTACATTTTTCTCGGATGATGTTATTTTGTCCGATGGTTAAAATTCCATCTTCGAAATCTGGATATTTCAAATCCTGACCCGGTGTGCCAAGAACAGTGAATGGATACACAGTTGTGTTTTCTCCAATCGTAGTATTACCGACGATCACAACATTCTGTGCAATTTTTGCATTGTCTTTGATTGTGACAGAGGGTCCTATAAAAGAATATGCGCCTATTGATACATTATTCCCAATTTTAGCGCCTGACTCAACGACTGCCGTGGAATGCACTCCTGGTTTAAATAATAATGATGACATACTCACTCCCAATTAAATTTTTGAGACTATGTTAAAACTGATTTTACAAAGTCCCTTATATCATAATAGAAAAATTTCAACTTCTTAAAGTCTATGTTTATTTGTATCGGGTGTAAAAAAAATCAAGCCAATCGCTCCTTGCATCGATTGATGTAGATGAATAGAATTGAATCTTCTGGACAATTCCTTTCACATTCAATGAAAAGCTCTTTTGCTCTGGCATATTTTTTATTTCTAAATTCAGCCAGGGCGAGATTGTATTGTTTCTGATTCTTTAATTTTGCTTCTTTTAAACTCGGTTCGTCTGAATCAAAGCATTCATAAATTAAAATGGATTGCGACTTACCACGCATTACCACATCATCTATTTCACGAAGAGAAAACTTTTCCTTGTTTTGTAATTTTTGAACTACACTATCGGAAACAATCAGTGGAATAAATAATTCCTTTGTAAGCGACTCCAATCGAGAAGCAATGTTGACTGAATCACTGATTACGGTTCCATCCATTCTATTTTTTCCGCCAATCGTTCCGAGCATTAAATTTCCAGTATTTAAACCTATCCCGATTTTAATTGGAGGATAACCAGTATTTACCCTTCCAATATTGTAATTTCGCAATTCGATTAGCATTTCAACGGAAGCATTCAGTGCATCATCCGCTGAGCCGGGAAATAATGCCATGATCGCATCTCCAATGTATTTATCAATAAAGCCATTATTTTTAGAAATCACCGGCTCCATAAAATGAAGATAGGCATTGATAAAATTAAAATTTTCCTGCGGAGTCATTGATTCTGATAAGGAAGTAAATCCCCTGATGTCAGAAAAAAGAATAGTCATCTCCTTTTGGATTTGATCTCCTAGCTTCACATCTAAGATACTTTTTTTATTCAATACACTTAAAAATTCCTTTGGCACAAAACGGCTGTATGCCTCATTTGTTTTAATCAAATCTTCCGATAGATGCTCAACAGAAAGAAAAGCTTTTGAAAAACGCAAAGAGATAAGAAAAGATTGAGCAAAAATAAATAAGAACAGTCCATACGGCAACATATACGTTGAATTTATAACCGTATTGGCATAAAGAATATCATTGATAACTGTGTAAATTAAAAATACAAATCCAATCAAGGAAGGAAAGGCTCCATCTCTTCGCGCATAAATACTGCGAGTTATACTGATTAACCCATAAAAACAATTTAGAATAATTAGAATTTCCCAGGGAAGTGCTGTATGCGAATAAATGGAAATATCCGTTACTACAAGCAATCCAACTAATAATAAAACGGCTATGTTTAATATTTGCTTAACACGCTTTGAAAATTCATTTTCAAATACAGAATACAAAAAAGAATAAAAGGTAGGCACTACAAGATACAATGTCGCATATTCAATCTTATTCCCTAACTCCCAATTAAAGTTTGGAAACTTATAAAATAGAATTCTTTCTCCTGTAACAGACAAACGAAACATGACCGTTAGACAAAAGAGAGCAAAGTATACACTCGAAATATCTTTCCTTCTCAGAATGTATAAACCAAAATGGTATATAATCATTATACATATACTTCCACAAAGAAATACGTCCATCCAGATTCTATTCTCTCGATAGGCATTTAACTCAGTTGATTCGCCAAAGGAAATACTCTCCCAGAGTCCACCTTTATAATGATGATAATTACTAATCTCGACGATAATTTCATTGTTCTCTTTTAGATTTGTGAGGTTGTAAATGGCAGGAAGAAATCTTGGTTTAGTCGTCTCAGCGTCTAATCCTGCATTGCCGTTAGAAAGTATCTTAACTCCATTCAGCCATAAATTATAACTAGTTGCTGCATCCAATACTTTGAGCGCATAAGGCTGATTTAACTCTTCTAAAGAAAATTGTAAACGATAAGAGGCAAACCCTTTCCCGGTAATTTCTTTGCCATCTACAATTTCTCCATTCCAGATTCCGGGCACGCTGATATATTTTTTAGAGTCCGATATGGGACAAGTTTCTGGATTTGACTTTAAATGGCAATTCCAGTAAAATTCCCACTGTCCATCTAGCTCCATATGACCATTTTTAGCGAAGTCCCAATGCTTAAAGTCGATAACACCCTTATCCGCTTTGGGATGAACCTGACTCGCAACTCTGCCACAAGTCCAAAGAAAAAAACCAATGAAAAGTATTAATAATTTTGTTTTCATATACCCAGTATTCTAGCATTGGACTGATTAGATTGTAATGAAAAAATTTCAATGATTATTAGATTTTTGAATAAAAAATATATACAAAAAGGATTAATTTATAATTGTTCCAATCAGGAGAGTATATGAAATACGTAATATTAATTCTGTTTTCAATGGTCTTTTTGACTATTGATTGTTCCAAACCCGTTTCTCTTAGAAGTGCCAATAAAGCCGAAGATACCACAAAAGAGCGCTCAGTCAAAGACTATCCAGAAAATGCAAAATCCGGTCATTGTTATGTGAAAGCTGTTGTTCCAGCAGAATACAAAAATGTGGAAGAAAAAGTTTTAGTCACACCTGCGTCAACTAAAACGGAAGAAATTCCTGCTATCATTGAGACAGTGGAAGAGAAAGTAATCGACAAACCTGGAACTTCTTCTTGGAAAAAATCAGAGGACAATGTTCTTTATTGCTACGAAGAAACACCGCCCACTTATAAGACAGTAAAGAAAGACGTTGTAAAATCCCCAGCTACGACTAAAACCGTTGAAGTTCCTGCTGAATACAAAACTTCTCAAAAGAAAGAATTGGTTCGGGAAGAAAGAAATGAATGGACAGAAGTTCTTTGCGGAAACAATGCAAGACCAGCCGTTATCGAAAAACTCCAAAAGGGACTTAAAGAAAAAGGCTACGCTCCAGGAAGAACAGATGGTCAGCTAGACCAAGAAACAATGGATGCTCTTAACAATTATCAAAAAGATAAAAAGCTAAAAGTAAACAAAGACGGACTCATCAACATGGAATCAGTAGAATCCCTCGGAGTTCAACTTTAATAGTATTCTTTTGGAATAATATACAAAAGTTAAATTGAATTTCGGGTGTCATGGTTGAGCCTGTCGAACCATCTCTATTAGAATTAGTATCCTTCGACACGCTCAGGATGACAGTTTTCTAAAACCAAATTAGCTTGTGTATATTTTATTACAAATGCACAGAGAGTTTATTAATCCTTTTCTAAGATTTAATAAACCTCTGTGCCTCTGTGGCAAATTATTACCCTACTTTCTAAAATACACACTATAAATACTTGATTTGCCTTTATCCGCTCGCTTGCTCAGATTCTCTGACCAGAAAAGATTCCCGCTAGTATCTCTAACCGTTAAAATTCCTTCTTCACTGAGATAGGTATTTTCCCCAACCAAAAACTCATCTTGATTCTTATCGATAGTCTGTATCTTCTTCCACTTATCCAAATTCTCACTCAGCGCAAATAAGGCAGTATCCGTTCGAAGAAAGATAGTATTCTGTTGTAAATATATAATAGAAGTGCTTTCTACTCTTAAACTTCTCTTAAATTCACCGGTTGCATCAAACCGATAGATATAATTTCCACTAAGCACATAACAAGAATTATCCAGAGAGCCTAGAATAATGAGATCGCCTTTCTCGGCACCGATAAGAGTTAAAGTATTCTTTAAGAGATTTAATTTTGCGTCATAGATTTCCCAACTGATTCCATCAACAGTAGCATGGAATACAAACAAACTTCCTTTCGAGGTTAGTTCCCATTTGCTACCCATATCTAATTTGAGACTAGATTGAAAATCCCCTTCCATTGAATAAGAATGAATTACCTCTCGTCCATTTACAATCGCAGAACTCAAAATCGAATCACTTATCATGAAACGCTCTGTAGCATTCGGATTTAATTTTAGATGCCAAAGTAATTTGCCAGTCTCTAAATCAAATTGATCCAAATGGGTTTTCGAGATTCCATAAAGCCTGGTATTTGCTTTTAAGGTATGATACGAAATCGGAGTTTCTACTCTCCAGAGAATAGACTTTGAATCAGAGCGAAGTCTTGCAATGGAAGTTCCATGATTTACAACTAAAGACTGATTAATATAAATAGGCGGAGTAATAATCTTATCCTGTAGCGGATAACTTTGCATTACCACATGATTGTCCTTTTGTTGAAATACTGATTCAGACAAATTCTTTGCATAAGTTGAACTCGGATATTTTTCTACAATTTCTTTTTTTAAAGTTTGAATTTGCTTATCAATGCTTTCTCTTTTCCCCTGACTCTTCTGGATTGCATTTAGAATCATAAGATAAGCATAGATGGTTGACGGGTTTCGTTCCAGTCTAAGGCTAATCAAGATATACTTCTCTGCTTGTTCTAATTTCTTTTGTTCATAATACATATATCCCAAATGATAATACGGATCTGCAAAATCAGGATATTCCTGTGTTAAATCCAAGAAGATCGTCTCTGCATCTTTTGTTAAATTATCATTGTAAAGAATCATTCCCAAATTATAAGAAGCAATTTCTTTTTCTGAATCGAGTGATAGCGCATAATGGAAATCTTCCTTTGCTCGTTCTCGATTTCCTAATTTATAATACGTAATTCCCCGCGCAATATAAGCAGAGCTATAATCGGAATTCATGGCGATTGCCTTTTCAAAATAGCGAAGAGCTGTTTGCCTATCCTGACTTAAACTAAGAACACCCAACTGATAGTAAGAAAAAGCAGACTCTGGATTCTTTTCTATAATTTTTAGAAATGCTTCCCGGGCTAATGATTCTTGCCCCTTCTTAAGATAGCGATACGCTTCTTCCTCTTCTTTTGTTTTTGAAATAGCAAGAATTGTTTTCTTTTTCTTATTCGAATTAGACTCTGAATTCTCTTTCTCTGCGCGGAGAAATGCTGCAACTTTTTCTTTTATAAACTTGTCATTGGGGGATAATTCTTGTAACTCTCTAAATTCATGCTTTGCTTCTAAGAGTTTCTTTTCCTTTAACATTAATATACCAAGATTTATTCTCGCAGTTAAATAGTTTCTGTCTATCTCTTTTGCTTTCATAAAAGAAAGTAAGGCTAATTTCATTTTACCAATTTGACCGTAAGAAATTCCTAGTTGATTGTATAATTCTTTATCATTCGGAAACTCTTCCATCGCATTCTTTAGAATAGCAATAGAGGCTTCGTATTTGTCTGTCTTTGCATATAAAGAGGATAACAAAGAGTAGGCTTCTTTATTTTTCTTTTCTAGAGATATACTTCTCTTTAAATTTTCTTCTGCTTTAGCAAATTGAAGATTATTATAAAAGGACTCACCGAGTTTAAAGAAAGCTTTTGAATCCTTTGTATTTAGAATCGTTGCTTCCGTATAATATACAATTGCTACAGAATACTTTTTACCTAGAAATGATACATTCCCATTCTCCATCGCTAGCGCAAACTTTGCTTTAGCCCTTGCATCCTTTGCTTCTTCCATGTTGGGATCCACTTGATTTGCTTTCACAAAGTATCCTTCTGCTTGCGAATACTTTTTCATTTCAAAACAAACCTCTCCCATATACATATAGAGTTGCGGTTTGTAAGGAAAACTTTCTTCGTTTATTTTTGTAAATACTAAAAAAGATTCCTCATATCGCTTGAGTGATTTTAGAGAAATTCCTTGTTTAAAAGTATATATCTCTTTCTCCCGAAAATAATCCGAGAGCTTTGTATATACAAAAAGCGCTTCCTCTTCTTCACCCGCTGCGGTTAAAGCCAAAGCGTAGGAGACTAGAATCAGTTCACTCTTCGGATTTAATTCTAGTCCTGATTCCAATGCTTTCTTTGCATTCAGATAATCTTTATTTTTATAAAGACTTAAGCCTAATAAATAATATCCATCCTCTGTAGGTAAAATAGAATTTGCCTCTTTCGATTTTTCAATTGCCTCTTTATATTTGCCTTCATAATAATACTGAGTGCCATCGCTGAGTAAAATTTTAGCGCGAGAAGAATCGCTACTGTCTGTGCGGCTAATTGCCATTTCTTCTTTTGCGTCTTTACGCAAAGAATCTTCAGAGAAAGAACAGTTTTGAAAAAATAGTAAAATAAGAATGAGATAGATGTTTTGAATCACTGCCCACAGACTCTTTTTAGTATAAAGCTCAATTCGTAAGAGGAAGAAAACATACTCTACTTAGAAAGTTGAATATACTTTGGATATTGAATCCATAGATAACGAAGTGCATTTACCTTTGGCGAAGCATTTCCTCTAAGTAAGACAGATATTTTCCATGTATC
The Leptospiraceae bacterium genome window above contains:
- a CDS encoding tetratricopeptide repeat protein, which gives rise to MIQNIYLILILLFFQNCSFSEDSLRKDAKEEMAISRTDSSDSSRAKILLSDGTQYYYEGKYKEAIEKSKEANSILPTEDGYYLLGLSLYKNKDYLNAKKALESGLELNPKSELILVSYALALTAAGEEEEALFVYTKLSDYFREKEIYTFKQGISLKSLKRYEESFLVFTKINEESFPYKPQLYMYMGEVCFEMKKYSQAEGYFVKANQVDPNMEEAKDARAKAKFALAMENGNVSFLGKKYSVAIVYYTEATILNTKDSKAFFKLGESFYNNLQFAKAEENLKRSISLEKKNKEAYSLLSSLYAKTDKYEASIAILKNAMEEFPNDKELYNQLGISYGQIGKMKLALLSFMKAKEIDRNYLTARINLGILMLKEKKLLEAKHEFRELQELSPNDKFIKEKVAAFLRAEKENSESNSNKKKKTILAISKTKEEEEAYRYLKKGQESLAREAFLKIIEKNPESAFSYYQLGVLSLSQDRQTALRYFEKAIAMNSDYSSAYIARGITYYKLGNRERAKEDFHYALSLDSEKEIASYNLGMILYNDNLTKDAETIFLDLTQEYPDFADPYYHLGYMYYEQKKLEQAEKYILISLRLERNPSTIYAYLMILNAIQKSQGKRESIDKQIQTLKKEIVEKYPSSTYAKNLSESVFQQKDNHVVMQSYPLQDKIITPPIYINQSLVVNHGTSIARLRSDSKSILWRVETPISYHTLKANTRLYGISKTHLDQFDLETGKLLWHLKLNPNATERFMISDSILSSAIVNGREVIHSYSMEGDFQSSLKLDMGSKWELTSKGSLFVFHATVDGISWEIYDAKLNLLKNTLTLIGAEKGDLIILGSLDNSCYVLSGNYIYRFDATGEFKRSLRVESTSIIYLQQNTIFLRTDTALFALSENLDKWKKIQTIDKNQDEFLVGENTYLSEEGILTVRDTSGNLFWSENLSKRADKGKSSIYSVYFRK
- the lpxA gene encoding acyl-ACP--UDP-N-acetylglucosamine O-acyltransferase yields the protein MSSLLFKPGVHSTAVVESGAKIGNNVSIGAYSFIGPSVTIKDNAKIAQNVVIVGNTTIGENTTVYPFTVLGTPGQDLKYPDFEDGILTIGQNNIIREKCSIHAGTPTHETIIGNNNFIMSETHIGHDCHIGNHIVLASVGLSGHIEIEDYVVLGAKSGFHQFCRIGRYAMVAGVSAITKDVPPFALSENERPNEFAGLNIIGLKRKGFTKDDIHHIRAIYDFLYDMSGAIENRIQPLRDKFPNDKFATEIADFLEKSKRNLCLPASKNPRKR
- a CDS encoding peptidoglycan-binding protein, giving the protein MKYVILILFSMVFLTIDCSKPVSLRSANKAEDTTKERSVKDYPENAKSGHCYVKAVVPAEYKNVEEKVLVTPASTKTEEIPAIIETVEEKVIDKPGTSSWKKSEDNVLYCYEETPPTYKTVKKDVVKSPATTKTVEVPAEYKTSQKKELVREERNEWTEVLCGNNARPAVIEKLQKGLKEKGYAPGRTDGQLDQETMDALNNYQKDKKLKVNKDGLINMESVESLGVQL
- a CDS encoding adenylate/guanylate cyclase domain-containing protein, whose protein sequence is MKTKLLILFIGFFLWTCGRVASQVHPKADKGVIDFKHWDFAKNGHMELDGQWEFYWNCHLKSNPETCPISDSKKYISVPGIWNGEIVDGKEITGKGFASYRLQFSLEELNQPYALKVLDAATSYNLWLNGVKILSNGNAGLDAETTKPRFLPAIYNLTNLKENNEIIVEISNYHHYKGGLWESISFGESTELNAYRENRIWMDVFLCGSICIMIIYHFGLYILRRKDISSVYFALFCLTVMFRLSVTGERILFYKFPNFNWELGNKIEYATLYLVVPTFYSFLYSVFENEFSKRVKQILNIAVLLLVGLLVVTDISIYSHTALPWEILIILNCFYGLISITRSIYARRDGAFPSLIGFVFLIYTVINDILYANTVINSTYMLPYGLFLFIFAQSFLISLRFSKAFLSVEHLSEDLIKTNEAYSRFVPKEFLSVLNKKSILDVKLGDQIQKEMTILFSDIRGFTSLSESMTPQENFNFINAYLHFMEPVISKNNGFIDKYIGDAIMALFPGSADDALNASVEMLIELRNYNIGRVNTGYPPIKIGIGLNTGNLMLGTIGGKNRMDGTVISDSVNIASRLESLTKELFIPLIVSDSVVQKLQNKEKFSLREIDDVVMRGKSQSILIYECFDSDEPSLKEAKLKNQKQYNLALAEFRNKKYARAKELFIECERNCPEDSILFIYINRCKERLA
- the ppk2 gene encoding polyphosphate kinase 2; amino-acid sequence: MSEDNESEDTSEKKEEKKKKKAKRFTSEGEGSSKLSSKKYEKHLAKLQLELVKMQYWVKFSGARIVIIFEGKDAAGKGGTIKRIAEPLNPRGCRVVALGTPSDREKTEWYFQRYVPHLPAAGEIVIFDRSWYNRAGVEHVMGFCTDSQYRDFMQDCPEFERMLVRSGIILLKYWFSVSDEEQERRFQSRTTDPARRWKLSPMDLESRDKWVEYSKAKDEMFSHTNIPEAPWFTVEADDKKRARLNCLHHILSKIPYQDMTPDPLILAPRKTADNYIRPPRNEQFFVPEVY